A segment of the Gemmatimonadota bacterium genome:
GGAACTGGTACTCGCCCGGCAAGTACGACGACGCGTCGCCGAGGCGCGCGAATCCGAGCTGGCTGCCCGCTCCGTCGAGGATGTAGTAGAACTCGTTCGTCGTACCGCTGCCGAGCACGGAGCCCGAGGCGATTTGGACGGTGCCGTCGGCCTCGACTGTGAACGCAGACTGGGCGTTGTTCAACTTCGCCACGTAGCTCCCGGGAAGCAGGGACAGCGGCTCCCCGAGCTTCGCGAATGCGAGCTGCGTCGCCTCGGGATCGTTCACGTAGTAGTACTCGTCCGTCGTGCCTCTGACGACGACGGTTCCCGAGGCCAGGCGTGTCGTGTCGCCCGGGGTCAGCATCGTTCTCGTGCGAGTGTCGTTCAGCTTCGCGACATAGGTCCCGGGAAAGAGCCACAGCGGCTCGCCCAGCCTTGCGTAGCTGAGCTGCGTGCCGAGCGTGTCCAGCACGTAGTAGTAGGCGCCGGTGGTGCCAATGACATCGAAGGCAGACGCCACACAGCGGGTGATCCGGCCACTCCGGATGGTGACGGGGTGGCGGGATCCGTTGACACGCGCCTCGTAGTCACCGGGCTCGAGCGCCAGTACCGCTTCGCCACTCTCGTAGCCGACCTGGTCGCCCGCCGGGTCGTCCGCGTAGAAGTACGTGTCATTGTCCACGGAAACCTGGAGCCCTGATGCTGCGGCCTCCTCGGAGCGGCAGATCGCCTCGGCTGGGTCGGGCGCCTCGCCGGCACAGGCTGAAATCCCCGAGATCGCCGCCGCGATTCCCGCGATGCCCGTCCGTCGTCGCAGCGCCATGTCTCGACCTCGTTGAGCGGGACCGCCCAGGGCCTAGAACACCCTCCGAGGCGGGAATGAAAGATAGGAGATGATCCCAAGGGCCGACAGAGATCGGCGCTGGGGGTCCCCGGTCGACCCGCCCGAGGCTGCTGTCCGTGTTCGGCACCGGCGGTGCGCCATCGCGGATCCCATTCTCGGGAGAGTGATATAGACGCGTCGGCCCCTGCCCTCGTTGAATTCCTCGCCGACGGCTCCGCCGAAGCTCAGGCTCGAACAATGGCGATCGCAGTTTTCCATATCGCAACCATCAGGGCCGCCCCGCACAGGAACCTGATTCCGTTTGGGGCGATCACGATGAACAGACCGAAGAGTCCGACGGCGAGGAGCGGAATGCCCGCCATGACCACGAAGTTGACGCGCCACCGGGGGCTGTCCCGCCAGGCGCGCCACCTCCAGGCATTCTTGGCCTCCCTGATAGAAAACTGGTCGTGATAGGAAGAGCCCTCATCCGGACGACTCCAGGGTGTACGGACGCCCGTGAGAATGGCGGTAACGATGGCACCCATGAACATCGTGAACCCGAGAATCATCACCGCCACTGTGATCCGGGTGAGCACGGCTTCATGGCGGACGATCGAGTCATCAAGGCCCGTTACCGGGATCACGATCTCGCCAACCAGGATCGCGAGGAACGCGAGCGCCAGAGTGTATGCCCAACGGCCCGCCCAGCGACCGAGTCGCCCCACATCCAGCCGGGTGCGCGGAGCTGGGGGCACGTCCCACACACTTTCTTCGAAGTGTTCCCGGCTAACCCTGATCCTCACGGAGTCCCCAACCGCGTAAGCATGGGCTTCGTCCGGCGCGAGGTAGCCGCTCGCCCCAGTGTGGACGCTTCCCAGAGGGTCTCGGTACGTGTATTGAACCTTCCATTGGCGAACTCGGTTGATCGAGGTATTCGTCGGTCCGATAGCCAGAACCGTTCCCTGCCCGAACTCGCCCGTCCGAAGGATGGACCACTGGCGCCCGAGTCGATAGGCATTCGTGAAGAAGAAGAACCCCCCGATGAGCGCGAAGACACCTCCCACCAGGAGAGCAGCTAGAGCCGTACCCATCTCATCTGAGCCCACGACGCGGCTGGTGCCCGGGTTGTCCGGCAAGTATGTGATGTCCAGCGTGCTTCCGGCCTCGAGATGGTCGCCTCCCTCGAGATCGACCGTGTCATTGCCTTCGATCGTTTTCCCCTCGGGCGTATCGAAGTGGTACACGATCGAGAAGCGGTCGGGGGAACTTCCCTGCTGGGACGCAGGCTCGATGGACCCGGTCAGTACGACCGCCTCCGTGACCCTTCCTTCGTCCCGATAGCGCAGTTCCTGGATTGCGACCCAGCTCCCCATCGATAGAGATGCGAGGCCGCCGGCCAGGAAGGTGGCCCCGAACCACAGGAGGAGGGACTTTCGGGCCAGGCGAAGGAGTGCGGTCATCCCTTCCGCTGTCGAGGCTAAGTTCACCGTGGGGGTTGGCTCATCCACCACCCCTGAAACAAAAGTCCCACCCCAACGCCCAGCGCGCCATGAGGCCCAGAATCGCGCCGTAGGCGAGAGGCGACCGGCCGGAGATGCGAACCGAATCTTCTGGGAAGGCAACTTTGAGCCGACCTGAAGAGAGCGTCAACTGGAAGGTCCCGAGGAAGAAACCCCATCCCGAACCGCTCAATGCAGCGAAAGTCACCGAGCATTAGCCTTCACTTACGAAAGGACCCGTGCAGGCGACGCCGGACATTGTCCTGTTCGGCATAAGGAAACCGGCCGTCGCACCCGAGGTCACATGGTGCGGCAGGCAGTACGCTCCAGCACCTCTTCCCCTCCCCGTTCCCACTCCTCCGAGCGGGCCCTCCATCCATTGCCGGCCCACATGCTCCGCCGTACCTTGAATTGCCGGATCGCGTTGGACTTCCCCTCGGTCGGGAGGACACCGTATGGCGCGCACGAACGCGGTCCGGCGGCTCCTCCTCATAAATGTCACGGTGCTCGCATTCTCCGGTTGCACGAACGAGCCCGAACCTCCGACATCACTCGACGCGCGGCTTTCGCCGGCATCGCTTTCTCCGAGCACATCGGCGACCCCCGTTCGGCTCAACGAGATCCGACTTTTACCGGTTGATGGTGCGCCGGCGTTCGTCGAGCTCGTGAACTCCGGCACCGCGGCCGTGGGACTCGACGGAGCGACGCTCAGCACCGACGCCGGCGCCGTCGTGAATCTCCCGCAGAGCATCACACTTGAGCCCGGCGCGCTCTTGGTCGTCAGCTTCGACGATCAGTCAGGGAGCGGCGACGGTGTCATGCACGTGCCGGCCGCGGACTTTCCGGCCGGGGAGTCGGGCGCCGTGCGGCTCGACCTTCCCGACGGCGTCGCCGACGCGGTCGTGTGGGGCCAGCCCGACCTGGCCTCCGTAGACTTGTGTCGTGGCGGCCGCTGCTCGCCGCCCGCGCCGGGCAGCGTGCTTGCCCGGTTGCCGGAGGTGACGAATGCGTTCGCGCCTGCGGCGTGGGCGCCGTTGGATCCGGCGCGAGCGACGCCGGGGCAGCCCAATCCGCGGCCGGTGGTTTCCATGTTCGCGGCGTTGCCGGGCATGATCTTCACGGGCCGGCCCCGCTTTTCCTGGTACAGCGTCCCGGGCGCGGCGAGCTACCGGTTGCAGGTGGGAAGCGGGGACGCCTTCGCGGCCGTGGTGCATGAAGAGCAGATCGAGGGGACGCCCGGCGTGCGGCTCGAACAGCTCGCTATCCAGGGCCCGGAGCTCCCGCCGGGGAGCTACGTTTGGCGGGTCCAGGCGCTCGGTGGCGGGGGCGAGCCGGCTGAATTTTCTGAGGCATTACCGTTCCGTGTCGACCCGTCGCGCACGGTTCCCGAGCCGGCTCGCGCGTCGGCCGAGCGTGAGGTCGGCGGGGACGACCAGCAGGGCACCACCGCCGCGGGAGGATCCCCCACCACCCCGACGAGCGTTCCGGAAGGTTTGCTCAGGGTGCTCGACGTGCCGGTGATCGCGCACGCGAAGGACACGCGAATGCTGGCGCTCGAGGCCCCCCACGAGAATCCGCTGTGGAGTTGGGATACGCCGGACTTCGCCGGCTATCCTTACTGCGCGCGGGCGGGCGTCGCGATGTTGAACGCCTTCTACGGCGGCGGGATTTCACAGGACCGGATTGGTTACGAGGTGTTCCGGGATCTCCGCGACGGACCGGAATACGATCTGCCGATCATAGGCATCACCGACGATCGCACGACGCGGTACTCGCTGCCGCTCGCGATCGGCACGAGCGGACAATACGAACGGAACCCCTACAACGCCCGAGGCTTTGACCTCAATGCGTGCGTCGAATACGCGCAAGACCTGGCACTCCAGCAGTGCGCGAGCCAATGCGCCGACCCACAGTCGGAGGAATGCCTCCGCTGCCGCATCGCGCGCGAACCGGAAATCCAGTGCCCGGCCGAGATCGCCCACCGATGGGGAATGAACGCCCTCGTCGATATCCAGCGCGAGATCGACGCCGGCCGACCGGTCATCGCCACGAATCCCGGCCATCTATTCTTGTTCGTCGGATATCGCTCGCAGGACGGCGATTTTTTCCTTTTCTACCAGGACCAGCACGGAAGACAGGAGATGCAGGCGGATGCAGCCGGGCTATCTAGGTACCTCTATAGCTATTGGATCGGCCTGGCGCCCGTGGAGGTACGCAGCGATGAGGCCGAGGTTGACAGCGACAGCGACGGCGACGGCGTCGTTGATTTCGACGAGATCCACCGTTTTCGGACCGACGCGTCAACGGCTGATAGCGACGGTGACGGCATCGGCGACAAGGAGGAGATTCGCGCCAGCGTTTGGGATCCGCAAAACGGGTATCATCGCTCCGTGGAGCAGTTGACGCCGACCGGGTCTCCTGACGACGCGGCGGCGCGTGCCATGCTCGGCG
Coding sequences within it:
- a CDS encoding DUF3592 domain-containing protein gives rise to the protein MTALLRLARKSLLLWFGATFLAGGLASLSMGSWVAIQELRYRDEGRVTEAVVLTGSIEPASQQGSSPDRFSIVYHFDTPEGKTIEGNDTVDLEGGDHLEAGSTLDITYLPDNPGTSRVVGSDEMGTALAALLVGGVFALIGGFFFFTNAYRLGRQWSILRTGEFGQGTVLAIGPTNTSINRVRQWKVQYTYRDPLGSVHTGASGYLAPDEAHAYAVGDSVRIRVSREHFEESVWDVPPAPRTRLDVGRLGRWAGRWAYTLALAFLAILVGEIVIPVTGLDDSIVRHEAVLTRITVAVMILGFTMFMGAIVTAILTGVRTPWSRPDEGSSYHDQFSIREAKNAWRWRAWRDSPRWRVNFVVMAGIPLLAVGLFGLFIVIAPNGIRFLCGAALMVAIWKTAIAIVRA